A genomic window from Cyprinus carpio isolate SPL01 chromosome B9, ASM1834038v1, whole genome shotgun sequence includes:
- the LOC109096757 gene encoding 1-phosphatidylinositol 3-phosphate 5-kinase-like isoform X4 → MASEDKASSSSSAMDWSSEPPLSPTSPSHLTHFKPLTPEQDEPPLRSAYSSFVSLFRFSKEKTGANIAPAKKLAKLEEGRPPSVTEKSQSASSSPQGPRRNWASPSHSVHGSEPHRKHSELLRRTSTASEGRRKSEAPLGSHDPRTAVQLRTALKRLKEIMEGKSQDSDLKQYWMPDSQCKECYDCNEKFTTFRRRHHCRLCGQIFCSRCCNQEIPGKFMGYTGDLRACTYCRKIALSYAHSADSSSIGEDLSALSDSPCSVCVLEPTEPRTPVGGRKASRNIFLEEDLAWQSHQESQNSALSSRLTGVQEDMGKSPARKRSASVTNLSLDRSGSSMVPAYESSVSPQNSRALSKADHSEEERKILLDSSQLKDLWKKICHNSTGMEFQDHRYWLRTYPNCIVGKELVNWLLRNGTISTRAQAIAIGQALVDGRWLDCVTHHDQIFRDEYALYRPLQSTEFSETPSPDSESVNSLEGHSEPSWFKDIKFDDSDTEQLADDNDYVTPNSASPSKRTSVSSFHSAVDSDSAASININVEQDNVNFHIKKQAKYPHVPPYPAEQKSMEPHDPFTPETDIHAPMEVLLSEDGGQHISISDAFIKESLFNRRVEEKAKEMLFTPLGWHHSSLDQLREENGEKKAMERLLSANHSHMMALLQQLLYSESLSLSWRDIIVPVVRQVVQTVRPDVRNCDDDMDIRQFVHIKKIPGGKKFDSAVVNGFVCTKNIAHKKMNPYIKNPKILLLKCSIEYLYREETKFTCIDPIVLQEREFLKNYVQRIADVRPNLVLVEKTVSRIAQDMLLEHGISLVINVKPQVLDRVSRMTQGDLVISMDQLLTKPRLGTCHKFYLHSFQLPNNEMKSLMFFDGCPPQLGCTIKLRGASEYELARVKEIIIFMVCVAYHSQLEISFLMDEFAMPPSLTESSSFPCLLESTTLEEEEDNDGYTLGDDYLTLLPEGDFEPGLQEIIKAHSRQASISESSRKDGESPRINKTGSVASFSGGEEEIIKTSTPLSSSTSSLPQPVSPPFLISDLKETSQEVNKAPGEEEKNKELEETLVHRDSTSSETSLPPTRLFRDPLQDDTGLFVTEHVASTDDRLKSISALFKQELKDIILCISPFITFREPYLLTAAGLRCRSRDYFPEQVYLSPLLNKDLKELDGRRKRQLLKESGPSSGSLNNGTVSHQRTIQILPCHKLTGARIIELLGSSQELARMLADYRAQGGRIRQREGMQLRETPPTKAPMKSDSEEDKGAGLNEMTWANKLDCLNPVNHQRLCVLFSSSSAQSNNAPNPCVSPWIVTMEFYGKNDLTLGVFLERYCFRPSYQCPSMYCETPMVHHIRRFVHGNGCVQIVLKELDSPVPGYQHTILNYSWCRICKQVTPVVPLSNDSWSMSFAKYLELRFYGHQYTRRANAEPCGHSIHKDYHQYFSYNQMVASFSYIPVRLLEICLPPPKIIIRSQGPSKANLQQDLKDFSQKVAQVYLAIDDRLTSLKTDTFSKTREEKMEDMFAQKDMEESELRSWIEKLQVRLQTSTMDSPQQLQAVLESVVVKKQGLCETLQCWNNRLQDLFQQEKGRKRLSVPPSPGRHRQATSDESKTSALESSPRNPSPVVPNGEKEDRHLNTFPSSSGSSSLLQLPSPAEQASDVITSGPSFPDQDSVSIPDDMFDGHLLGSNDSQVKEKSTMKTILANLLPGNSYNPIPFPFDPDKHYLMYEHERVPIAVCEREPSSIIAFALSCKEYKTALDELTKTTGKMGGDDISQAFSSGESRAKSSPAKPSDISTSQLSRGSVDADPLKELESGDKQKKQTGNPHIELQFSDANAKFYCRIYYAEEFHKMREAIMESSADDFVRSLSHCVNWQARGGKSGAVFYATEDDRFILKQMPRLEVQSFLDFAPHYFTYITGAVQQKRPTALAKILGVFRIGYKNSQNNTEKKLDLLVMENLFYGRKMAQVFDLKGSLRNRNVKTEHVKESCEVVLLDENLLKLVHDNPLYIRSHSKAILRAAILSDAHFLSSHLIIDYSLLVGRDDATDELVVGIIDYIRTFTWDKKLEMVVKSTGILGGQGKMPTVVSPELYRSRFCEAMDKYFLMVPDHWTGLGLNC, encoded by the exons ATGGCTTCTGAAGACAAGGCTTCCTCCTCGTCCTCTGCGATGGACTGGAGCTCCGAGCCGCCACTCTCTCCCACCAGTCCCTCCCATCTAACACACTTCAAACCCCTGACCCCCGAGCAGGACGAGCCACCCCTGCGCTCTGCCTACAGCTCCTTCGTCAGTCTGTTCCGCTTCAGCAAAg AAAAAACAGGTGCAAACATTGCACCAGCAAAAAAGCTTGCTAAACTTG AGGAAGGACGGCCTCCTTCAGTGACCGAGAAAAGTCAGTCGGCTTCATCATCACCACAGGGGCCACGGCGCAACTGGGCAAGTCCCTCCCATTCTGTACATGGCTCCGAACCCCACAGGAAACATTCAGAACTTCTCAGAAGAACATCAACTGCTTCAG AGGGTCGACGGAAATCAGAAGCTCCTCTGGGCAGCCACGATCCCCGAACAGCTGTCCAGCTGCGCACAGCCCTCAAGAGACTCAAGGAGATCATGGAAGGGAAAAGTCAG GACAGTGATCTGAAACAGTACTGGATGCCGGACAGCCAGTGTAAGGAGTGTTACGACTGCAACGAGAAATTCACAACCTTTCGACGCCGTCACCATTGTCGACTCTGCGGTCAAATCTTCTGCAGCCGATGCTGCAACCAGGAAATTCCTGGCAAGTTCATGGGCTATACGG GTGATTTACGGGCTTGTACATACTGTCGTAAGATAGCATTGAGCTACGCTCACTCAGCTGACTCAAGCTCCATCGGAGAAGATCTCAGCGCCTTGTCAGACTCGCCCTGCTCAGTGTGTGTTCTGGAGCCCACCGAGCCACGCACACCTGTGGGGGGCCGCAAAGCCAGCCGGAACATCTTCCTGGAAGAGGACCTGGCCTGGCAAAg TCatcaggaatctcagaacagtgCTCTCAGTTCCAGACTTACAGGAGTCCAGGAGGATATGGGCAAGTCACCAGCCAGAAAAAG gtCAGCTAGTGTGACCAACCTGTCCTTGGACCGTTCCGGCTCATCCATGGTTCCTGCTTACGAGAGTTCAGTTAGCCCACAGAATAGCCGGGCCCTATCTAAGGCTGACCACAGTGAAGAGGAGAGAAAGATCCTTCTG GATTCTTCACAACTTAAAGATCTATGGAAGAAAATTTGCCACAACAGTACAGGAATGGAGTTCCAGGACCATCGGTACTGGCTGCGCACTTACCCCAACTGCATTGTGGGTAAAGAGCTGGTCAATTGGCTCTTACGAAATGGCACTATTTCAACTAG AGCTCAGGCCATAGCTATTGGACAGGCTTTGGTAGACGGCCGCTGGCTTGACTGTGTCACTCATCATGATCAGATCTTCCGTGATGAGTATGCTTTATATCGCCCCCTCCAG AGCACAGAGTTCTCAGAAACCCCTTCTCCAGACAGCGAGAGTGTGAATTCCTTGGAGGGACACTCCGAACCTTCATGGTTTAAAGACATCAAGTTTGACGACAGTGACACTGAGCAGCTAGCTGATGACAATGACTATGTCACACCGA ATTCGGCCAGCCCCAGCAAAAGAACATCTGTCAGCAGTTTCCACTCTGCAGTGGACAGTGACTCAGCCGCCTCCATCAACATAAACGTGGAGCAAGACAATGTCAATTTCCACATCAAGAAGCAGGCCAAGTACCCACATGTGCCTCCTTACCCAGCCGAACAAAAAAGTATGGAGCCCCATGACCCGTTCACCCCAGAAACCGACATCCATGCACCAA TGGAAGTCCTGCTCTCTGAAGATGGAGGTCAGCATATATCCATCAGTGATGCCTTCATTAAAG AGTCTCTGTTTAACCGGAGAGTTGAGGAGAAGGCTAAAGAGATGCTCTTCACACCTCTCGGCTGGCATCACAGCTCTCTGGACCAGCTGCGGGAAGAAAACGGAGAAAAGAAAGCGATGGAGCGTTTACT TTCTGCTAATCACAGCCACATGATGGCACTGCTGCAGCAGCTGCTGTACAGCGAATCACTGTCTCTCTCCTGGCGTGACATCATTGTGCCTGTGGTGAGGCAGGTTGTGCAGACGGTGCGACCGGATGTGCGCAACTGTGATGACGACATGGATATCCGTCAGTTTGTCCACATCAAGAAG ATTCCAGGAGGAAAGAAGTTTGATTCTGCTGTAGTGAACGGCTTTGTTTGCACAAAgaatattgcacacaaaaag ATGAACCCTTACATCAAAAACCCCAAGATCCTTCTCCTCAAATGCTCCATTGAGTATCTATACAGAGAAGAGACCAAGTTCACTTGCATCGACCCAATTGTGTTACAG GAGCGTGAGTTTCTGAAGAATTATGTTCAGAGGATTGCTGACGTCCGACCAAACCTGGTGCTGGTGGAGAAGACTGTGTCCCGTATCGCTCAGGACATGCTACTGGAACACGGCATTAGCCTCGTGATTAATGTCAAACCT CAAGTCCTGGACCGTGTGAGTCGAATGACTCAGGGAGATTTAGTCATTTCAATGGACCAGCTTCTTACAAAACCTCGTCTGGGTACCTGCCACAAGTTTTACCTGCATTCCTTCCAGCTGCCAAATA ATGAAATGAAGTCCCTTATGTTTTTTGATGGGTGTCCTCCTCAGCTGGGCTGCACTATCAAGCTCCGTGGTGCTTCAGAGTATGAGCTGGCACGGGTGAAAGAGATCATCATTTTTATGGTGTGTGTGGCGTACCACTCACAGCTGGAGATCTCTTTTCTCATGGATGAGTTTGCTATGCCTCCTAGCCTGACTGAGAGTTCCTCTTTCCCATGTCTCCTGGAAAGCACCACtttggaggaagaggaagataaTGATGGTTATACGCTGGGGGATGACTACCTCACGCTTCTTCCAGAAGGAGACTTTGAGCCAGGGCTTCAGGAGATTATCAAAGCCCACAGTAGACAGGCTTCCATCTCAGAATCTTCTCGTAAAGATGGAGAAAGCCCCAGAATAAATAAAACTGGTTCAGTTGCTTCCTTCTCTGGAGGAGAGGAAGAGATTATAAAGACCTCCACACCCCTTTCATCCTCCACTTCCAGCCTTCCCCAGCCGGTGTCACCACCTTTCCTTATTTCAGACCTAAAAGAGACGTCACAGGAAGTAAATAAAGCGCCAGGTGAGGAGGAGAAGAACAAAGAGCTGGAGGAGACTCTGGTCCATCGGGACAGCACCAGCTCTGAGACCTCCCTTCCACCAACCCGGCTTTTCAGGGATCCCTTACAGGATGACACTGGCCTGTTTGTGACCGAACATGTAGCTTCTACAGATGACCGCCTCAAATCCATCTCAGCTTTGTTTAAACAGGAGCTAAAAGATATTATCCTCTGCATTTCACCCTTTATTACCTTTCGGGAGCCATACCTGCTCACGGCTGCTGGACTGCGTTGTCGTAGCCGGGATTATTTCCCAGAACAAGTTTACCTCTCACCTCTCTTAAATAAGGACTTGAAAGAGCTGGACGGACGCCGCAAGAGGCAGCTGCTGAAAGAGTCTGGCCCGAGTTCTGGCAGCCTGAACAATGGTACTGTGTCGCACCAACGGACCATCCAGATTTTGCCCTGTCACAAACTCACAGGTGCCCGTATAATAGAGCTGCTAGGCAGCAGTCAGGAGCTGGCACGCATGCTGGCTGACTATCGTGCCCAGGGGGGGCGCATTCGGCAAAGAGAAGGAATGCAACTTCGTGAAACCCCACCCACAAAGGCGCCAATGAAGTCAGACAGTGAAGAAGATAAAGGGGCAGGACTGAATGAAATGACCTGGGCTAATAAG ttGGACTGTTTGAATCCAGTCAACCATCAGAGGCTGTGTGTGTTGTTCAGTAGCTCTTCAGCACAGTCTAATAATGCCCCAAACCCCTGTGTCAGTCCATG GATTGTAACAATGGAGTTTTATGGAAAGAATGACTTGACTCTTGGCGTATTTCTGGAGAGATACTGTTTTAG ACCCTCTTACCAGTGCCCCAGCATGTACTGTGAGACCCCCATGGTTCACCACATCCGGCGCTTTGTGCACGGTAACGGCTGTGTCCAGATTGTTCTGAAAGAGCTGGACTCGCCTGTACCCGGATATCAGCACACAATCCTCAACTACTCTTGGTGCCGTATCTGTAAACAG GTGACTCCTGTAGTCCCTTTGTCTAATGACTCCTGGTCCATGTCCTTCGCCAAGTATCTAGAGCTCCGATTCTATGGTCACCAGTACACCCGCCGGGCCAATGCAGAGCCTTGTGGCCACTCCATCCATAAAGATTATCACCAGTACTTCTCCTACAACCAGATGGTGGCTTCATTCAG CTACATCCCAGTGAGGCTACTCGAGATCTGTCTGcctcctccaaaaatcatcatcagGAGCCAGGGTCCCTCTAAAGCCAACTTGCAGCAGGACCTCAAAGACTTCTCCCAGAA GGTGGCGCAAGTATACCTGGCCATAGATGACCGTCTCACCTCTCTAAAAACCGACACCTTCAGCAAGACTAGAGAAGAAAAAATGGAAGACATGTTTGCACAGAAAGAT ATGGAGGAATCAGAGCTTCGCAGCTGGATAGAGAAGCTACAGGTGCGTCTGCAGACCAGCACGATGGACTCACCACAACAACTACAGGCTGTGCTGGAGTCAGTGGTGGTCAAAAAGCAGGGTTTGTGTGAGACCCTGCAGTGCTGGAACAACAG ACTTCAGGACTTGTTCCAGCAAGAAAAAGGCAGGAAACGCTTATCTGTTCCTCCCAGCCCTGGCAGACACAGACAAGCCACATCAGATGAGAGCAAG ACTAGTGCTTTGGAGTCCTCTCCTCGTAACCCATCCCCTGTGGTCCCAAATGGAGAGAAAG AGGACCGTCATCTCAACACGTTTCCGTCAAGTTCAGGGTCCTCATCATTACTACAGTTACCGTCTCCGGCTGAACAAGCTTCAGACGTCATCACGAGCGGACCATCTTTTCCTGATCAGGACTCCGTCAGCATCCCAGACG ACATGTTTGATGGACACTTACTTGGTTCCAATGACAGTCAAGTAAAGGAAAAGTCTACCATGAAAACCATCCTTGCCAACCTGTTACCCGGCAATAGCTACAATCCCATCCCTTTCCCTTT CGACCCAGACAAGCACTATCTGATGTATGAGCACGAGAGAGTTCCAATAgccgtgtgtgagagagagcccAGCTCCATCATTGCCTTTGCACTCAG CTGTAAAGAGTATAAAACTGCCCTTGATGAGCTTACAAAAACAACAGGAAAGATGGGAGGTGATGACATATCTCAGGCCTTTAG TTCTGGAGAGAGCAGAGCAAAGAGCAGCCCAGCCAAACCTAGTGACATCAGCACATCACAGCTGAGCCGCGGCAGCGTTGATGCTGACCCACTCA AGGAGCTTGAAAGTGGAGACAAACAGAAGAAGCAGACAGGAAACCCACACATCGAGCTTC AGTTCTCAGACGCAAATGCCAAGTTCTACTGCCGAATCTACTACGCGGAAGAGTTCCATAAAATGCGAGAAGCGATTATGGAGAGCTCAGCGGATGATTTTGTGCGATCGCTCTCCCACTGTGTCAATTGGCAAGCTCGTGGCGGGAAGTCTGGAGCTGTTTTCTATGCCACTGAAG ATGATCGGTTTATTCTAAAACAGATGCCGAGATTAGAGGTCCAGTCCTTTTTAGACTTTGCACCCCACTACTTCACTTACATCACAGGCGCAGTTCAGCAGAAA CGCCCCACAGCTCTTGCGAAGATTCTGGGAGTGTTCCGTATCGGCTACAAGAACTCCCAGAACAACACAGAAAAGAAACTGGACCTGTTGGTGATGGAAAACCTCTTCTATGGGCGAAAGATGGCACAG GTGTTTGACTTGAAGGGATCCCTGAGAAACAGGAATGTGAAAACAGAGCATGTAAAGGAGAGCTGTGAGGTGGTGCTCCTGGATGAGAACCTCCTGAAACTGGTGCATGACAATCCCCTTTATATTCGCTCACACTCCAAGGCCATTCTGCGTGCCGCCATCCTCAGTGACGCCCACTTCCTGTCCAGCCACCTCATCATTGATTATTCCCTGCTGGTGGGCCGTGACGATGCCACGGATGAACTAGTTGTGGGCATCATAG ATTATATCCGGACTTTCACATGGGATAAAAAGCTGGAGATGGTGGTCAAATCTACTGGGATTCTTGGAGGTCAAG GTAAAATGCCCACGGTGGTGTCACCAGAGCTGTATCGATCACGTTTCTGTGAGGCCATGGACAAATATTTCCTCATGGTCCCTGATCACTGGACAGGTCTTGGTCTCAACTGCTGA